One Brachybacterium kimchii genomic window carries:
- a CDS encoding RDD family protein yields MIERKDLGAWLEGPPVDAEYVPGSRLGLPAEGSGSVAPFGRRVLSLLIDWGLCLLVSQLTAKGAPMATLALFAAENILLISLFGLTVGQLVMRVRVTPVAGRMPILVRSLLRTALLLLVIPGIIWNRDRQPLHDVAAATAVVRA; encoded by the coding sequence GTGATCGAACGCAAGGATCTGGGCGCCTGGCTCGAGGGCCCGCCGGTGGATGCCGAGTACGTCCCCGGCTCCCGTCTGGGGCTTCCGGCCGAGGGCTCGGGATCGGTCGCGCCGTTCGGTCGCCGCGTGCTCTCGCTGCTGATCGACTGGGGGCTGTGCCTGCTGGTCTCGCAGCTCACCGCGAAGGGCGCGCCGATGGCCACGCTCGCCCTCTTCGCTGCGGAGAACATCCTGCTCATCAGCCTCTTCGGCCTCACCGTCGGACAGCTCGTCATGCGTGTGCGCGTCACGCCGGTCGCGGGCCGGATGCCGATCCTCGTGCGCTCCCTCCTGCGGACCGCGCTGCTGCTCCTGGTGATCCCGGGGATCATCTGGAACCGCGATCGCCAGCCCCTGCACGACGTCGCCGCGGCGACGGCCGTCGTCCGCGCCTGA
- a CDS encoding DUF4191 domain-containing protein → MARTKDTDATAAKPKKQGRIKQMVEVFKVTQEADRSTLPWMIGALVVSILVLTILSKLILGMVWYGIFLGIAVGLLAAMFILARKAESAAFNRIKGQSGAPLAAMQSIRRGWNVEEEPVQMDPRSQKMIFRASGRAGVAIVAEDGSGPSMRMLEKETRRVKRVLNNEPIPIHRIVVGDGEDQTPLHKLPSYLTRMKKTLTKDESAAVGKRLAALTPSLRTAVPKGIDPTRTRGVSKKAMMRGGR, encoded by the coding sequence ATGGCACGCACCAAGGACACGGACGCCACCGCGGCGAAGCCCAAGAAGCAGGGCCGCATCAAGCAGATGGTGGAGGTCTTCAAGGTCACCCAGGAGGCCGACCGCTCGACCCTGCCCTGGATGATCGGCGCGCTGGTCGTCTCGATCCTCGTGCTGACGATCCTCAGCAAGCTCATCCTGGGCATGGTCTGGTACGGGATCTTCCTGGGCATCGCCGTGGGTCTGCTCGCCGCGATGTTCATCCTCGCGCGCAAGGCGGAGTCCGCCGCGTTCAACCGGATCAAGGGCCAGTCCGGCGCTCCGCTCGCGGCCATGCAGTCCATCCGCCGCGGCTGGAACGTCGAGGAGGAGCCCGTGCAGATGGACCCGCGCTCGCAGAAGATGATCTTCCGCGCCTCCGGCCGCGCAGGCGTCGCGATCGTCGCCGAGGACGGCTCGGGCCCCTCGATGCGGATGCTCGAGAAGGAGACCCGTCGGGTCAAGCGCGTGCTGAACAACGAGCCGATCCCGATCCACCGGATCGTCGTGGGCGACGGCGAGGACCAGACCCCGCTGCACAAGCTCCCCTCGTACCTGACGCGCATGAAGAAGACGCTCACCAAGGACGAGTCCGCTGCCGTGGGCAAGCGCCTCGCGGCCCTCACGCCCTCGCTGCGCACCGCGGTCCCCAAGGGCATCGATCCCACGCGCACCCGCGGCGTGAGCAAGAAGGCCATGATGCGCGGAGGGCGCTGA
- the lipA gene encoding lipoyl synthase: protein MTIAPEGRRLLRVEARNAETPIERKPEWIKTRAVMGPEYTAMKKRVHGRGLHTVCEEAGCPNIFECWEDREASFLIGGDRCTRRCDFCDIATGKPDPLDPMEPFKVAESVKEMGLRYSTITGVARDDLADGAAGLFAETCTQVHALNPGCGVELLIDDIKGSDTALQKVFDARPEVFAHNLETVPRIFKQIRPAFRYERSLSVLSMAKSAGMITKSNLILGMGETPDEVVDSLQSLHDAGCDIITITQYLRPSKLHHPIDRWLKPQEFVELSEMAEEMGFLGVMAGPMVRSSYRSGRLWAQAMKKLGREIPENLRHLDQDTPARQEAASVVARMSAAQAG, encoded by the coding sequence GTGACGATCGCTCCCGAGGGACGCCGTCTGCTCCGCGTCGAGGCACGCAACGCCGAGACCCCCATCGAGCGCAAGCCCGAGTGGATCAAGACCCGCGCCGTGATGGGCCCGGAGTACACCGCCATGAAGAAGCGGGTGCACGGCCGCGGCCTGCACACCGTGTGCGAGGAGGCGGGCTGTCCCAACATCTTCGAGTGCTGGGAGGACCGCGAGGCCTCGTTCCTCATCGGCGGTGATCGCTGCACGAGGCGCTGCGACTTCTGCGACATCGCGACGGGCAAGCCCGATCCGCTGGATCCGATGGAGCCCTTCAAGGTCGCCGAGTCCGTCAAGGAGATGGGCCTGCGCTACTCGACCATCACGGGCGTGGCCCGCGACGACCTGGCCGACGGCGCCGCCGGGCTGTTCGCCGAGACCTGCACGCAGGTGCACGCCCTGAACCCCGGCTGCGGGGTCGAGCTGCTGATCGACGACATCAAGGGCTCGGACACGGCGCTGCAGAAGGTCTTCGACGCGCGCCCCGAGGTCTTCGCGCACAACCTCGAGACCGTGCCGCGGATCTTCAAGCAGATCCGCCCGGCCTTCCGCTACGAGCGCAGCCTCTCGGTGCTCTCGATGGCGAAGTCGGCCGGCATGATCACGAAGTCGAACCTGATCCTCGGCATGGGCGAGACGCCCGACGAGGTCGTCGACTCCCTGCAGAGCCTGCACGACGCCGGCTGCGACATCATCACGATCACGCAGTACCTGCGCCCCTCGAAGCTGCACCACCCCATCGACCGCTGGCTCAAGCCCCAGGAGTTCGTCGAACTCTCCGAGATGGCCGAGGAGATGGGATTCCTCGGCGTCATGGCGGGGCCGATGGTGCGCTCCTCGTACCGCTCGGGCCGACTGTGGGCGCAGGCGATGAAGAAGCTCGGCCGCGAGATCCCCGAGAACCTCCGGCACCTCGACCAGGACACCCCCGCCCGGCAGGAGGCGGCGAGCGTGGTCGCTCGCATGTCCGCCGCGCAGGCGGGCTGA
- the lipB gene encoding lipoyl(octanoyl) transferase LipB has product MLDVIRLGFSEDLPGGDQHDEFGLPPGPVDYHAAWDVQRQVHADVVAGRRPNSLILLEHQSVFTAGKLTSENERPRDGAPVVDIDRGGKITWHGPQQLVGYPIVTLPAPIDVVGFVRALEQALIGVAAAFSLETVPVEGRSGVWVVREGEEDRKLAAIGMRVSKRTTMHGFALNCANDLSWAENVIPCGIDDAGVTSLSAELGRRVPVAEVIDVAEAAMTDLVAERTSARSR; this is encoded by the coding sequence GTGCTCGACGTCATCCGCCTCGGTTTCAGCGAAGACCTCCCCGGAGGGGACCAGCACGACGAGTTCGGGCTCCCGCCGGGCCCCGTCGATTACCACGCCGCCTGGGACGTGCAGAGGCAGGTCCACGCCGATGTCGTGGCCGGGCGTCGGCCGAACTCGCTGATCCTGCTCGAGCACCAGAGCGTCTTCACCGCCGGCAAGCTCACGTCCGAGAACGAGCGCCCCCGCGACGGCGCCCCCGTGGTCGACATCGATCGCGGCGGCAAGATCACCTGGCACGGTCCCCAGCAGCTCGTCGGATACCCGATCGTCACCCTCCCCGCGCCGATCGACGTCGTCGGCTTCGTGAGGGCGCTCGAGCAGGCGCTCATCGGCGTGGCCGCGGCGTTCTCGCTCGAGACGGTGCCGGTCGAGGGCCGCAGCGGGGTCTGGGTGGTCCGCGAGGGCGAGGAGGACCGCAAGCTCGCAGCGATCGGGATGCGCGTCTCCAAGCGCACGACGATGCACGGCTTCGCCCTGAACTGCGCGAACGACCTCTCCTGGGCCGAGAACGTCATCCCCTGCGGGATCGACGACGCCGGGGTGACGAGCCTGAGTGCGGAGCTCGGCCGGAGGGTTCCGGTCGCCGAGGTCATCGACGTCGCCGAGGCCGCCATGACCGATCTCGTGGCGGAGCGCACGTCGGCGCGCTCACGCTGA
- the sucB gene encoding 2-oxoglutarate dehydrogenase, E2 component, dihydrolipoamide succinyltransferase: MSETVKMPALGESVTEGTVTRWLKSVGDTVEVDEPLLEVSTDKVDTEIPSPVSGTIEKILVEEDEDAEVGADLVLIGDGSGSGDSDSGDSGASEDASQDGGEDLASDETAAPSTEQSASEQPASSDDSDSSEDEGSADAAPAGGSASGTEVSMPALGESVTEGTVTRWLKSVGDSVDEDEPLLEVSTDKVDTEIPSPVGGTLLEIRVQEDEDAEVGSVIAVIGDASGASSAPAAPAAAPQEEPAQEAAEEPAEKAEPKPEEKAESKPAEKTPEPAPAPAAAPAASSSPAPKAADAVSGAEASGYVTPLVRKMAADAGVDLSTVTGSGLGGRIRKQDVQKAIDEQKAASAPAAAPAAAPASAAPSGQAPKVEVSPLRGTEEKMSRLRKIVASRMVESLQTQAQLTTAVEVDMTRIAKLRTQAKDSFAQREGAKLTFLPFIMQAAVEALKTYPKLNAEIDGDVIKYHGSENIGMAADTDRGLVVPVIKNAGDLNLAGLARQIGELGSKAKGNKLGPDDLQGATFTITNTGSGGALFDTPIVPNPQVGILGCGTIVKRPAVITTEEGDEVIAVRSMMYLFLSYDHRLVDGGDAARFLSFMKQRLEGGAFGSELGL, encoded by the coding sequence ATGTCCGAAACCGTGAAGATGCCGGCACTCGGCGAGTCCGTCACCGAGGGCACCGTCACCCGGTGGCTCAAGTCCGTCGGTGACACCGTCGAGGTCGACGAGCCCCTGCTCGAGGTCTCGACCGACAAGGTCGACACCGAGATCCCCTCCCCCGTCTCGGGGACGATCGAGAAGATCCTGGTCGAGGAGGACGAGGACGCCGAGGTCGGCGCCGATCTCGTCCTGATCGGCGACGGCTCGGGCTCGGGCGACTCCGACTCCGGGGACTCGGGTGCGAGCGAGGACGCGTCGCAGGACGGCGGTGAGGACCTCGCCTCCGACGAGACCGCCGCCCCCTCGACCGAGCAGTCCGCCTCCGAGCAGCCCGCCTCCTCCGACGACTCCGACTCCTCCGAGGACGAGGGCTCGGCGGATGCGGCCCCGGCAGGCGGCTCCGCGAGCGGCACCGAGGTCTCCATGCCCGCGCTCGGCGAGTCCGTCACCGAGGGCACCGTCACCCGCTGGCTCAAGTCGGTCGGCGACAGCGTCGACGAGGACGAGCCGCTGCTCGAGGTCTCGACCGACAAGGTCGACACCGAGATCCCCTCGCCCGTCGGCGGCACGCTGCTCGAGATCCGCGTCCAGGAGGACGAGGACGCCGAGGTCGGCTCCGTCATCGCCGTCATCGGCGACGCCTCCGGCGCCTCCTCCGCCCCGGCCGCCCCGGCGGCCGCTCCCCAGGAGGAGCCCGCGCAGGAGGCGGCGGAGGAGCCTGCGGAGAAGGCCGAGCCGAAGCCGGAGGAGAAGGCGGAGTCGAAGCCCGCTGAGAAGACTCCCGAGCCCGCCCCGGCACCCGCTGCCGCGCCCGCCGCGTCGTCGAGCCCGGCCCCGAAGGCCGCTGACGCCGTCTCCGGCGCCGAGGCCTCCGGGTACGTGACGCCCCTCGTGCGGAAGATGGCGGCCGATGCGGGCGTCGACCTGTCCACGGTGACCGGCTCCGGTCTCGGCGGCCGGATCCGCAAGCAGGACGTCCAGAAGGCGATCGACGAGCAGAAGGCGGCGTCCGCCCCGGCCGCGGCGCCCGCCGCCGCTCCGGCGTCGGCGGCCCCGTCCGGCCAGGCGCCCAAGGTCGAGGTCTCCCCGCTGCGCGGCACCGAGGAGAAGATGTCGCGTCTGCGCAAGATCGTCGCCTCGCGGATGGTCGAGTCCCTGCAGACGCAGGCGCAGCTGACCACGGCGGTCGAGGTCGACATGACCCGCATCGCGAAGCTGCGCACGCAGGCCAAGGACTCCTTCGCCCAGCGCGAGGGCGCCAAGCTGACCTTCCTGCCGTTCATCATGCAGGCGGCCGTCGAGGCGCTGAAGACGTACCCGAAGCTGAACGCGGAGATCGACGGCGACGTCATCAAGTACCACGGCTCCGAGAACATCGGCATGGCCGCGGACACCGATCGCGGACTCGTGGTCCCGGTCATCAAGAACGCCGGCGACCTGAACCTGGCGGGCCTCGCGCGCCAGATCGGCGAGCTGGGGTCGAAGGCCAAGGGCAACAAGCTCGGTCCGGACGACCTCCAGGGCGCGACCTTCACGATCACGAACACCGGCTCCGGCGGCGCCCTGTTCGACACCCCGATCGTGCCGAACCCGCAGGTCGGCATCCTGGGCTGCGGCACCATCGTCAAGCGTCCCGCGGTGATCACCACCGAGGAGGGCGACGAGGTGATCGCCGTCCGTTCGATGATGTACCTGTTCCTCTCCTACGACCACCGCCTGGTCGACGGCGGGGACGCGGCGCGCTTCCTGTCCTTCATGAAGCAGCGCCTCGAGGGCGGGGCCTTCGGGTCCGAGCTCGGCCTGTGA
- the lpdA gene encoding dihydrolipoyl dehydrogenase: MTESPTDQFDIVILGGGSGGYAAALRGAELGKSVALVEKDKLGGTCLHRGCVPTKALLHVGEVADNAKEGGTFGLDIDVKGVDVPQMLGFKDKVIGRLYKGLQGLVKSRKVEYVEGFGRLTGPKTITVETENGTRTLTGENIVLASGSYSKSLPGLELGGRVLDSEAALQLPEIPKNPIILGGGVIGVEFASVWKSLGAESVTIVEGLPHLAANEDESLSKALERAFKKRGIAFSLGIFFEKCEQTDTGVKVTLADGTVYEGDYLLVAVGRGPSTKDLGYEEQGIEMDRGFVLANKETLETNVPGVYAVGDIVPGLQLAHRGFQQGIFVAERIAGLNPAPIIESGIPRVTYCEPQLGSVGLSEKQAKEEFGDEGVETYEYGLGGNGKSQILGTTGFVKLVREKDGPVVGVHMIGTNMSEQIGEAQLIVNWEAYPEDVASLIHAHPTQNEALGEAHLALAGKPLHAHA, translated from the coding sequence GTGACGGAATCACCCACTGACCAGTTCGACATCGTCATCCTCGGAGGCGGCAGCGGCGGCTATGCGGCCGCGCTGCGCGGCGCGGAGCTCGGCAAGAGCGTCGCGCTCGTCGAGAAGGACAAGCTCGGCGGCACCTGCCTGCACCGCGGCTGCGTGCCCACCAAGGCCCTCCTGCACGTCGGCGAGGTCGCCGACAACGCCAAGGAGGGCGGCACCTTCGGTCTTGACATCGACGTCAAGGGCGTCGACGTCCCGCAGATGCTCGGCTTCAAGGACAAGGTCATCGGCCGCCTCTACAAGGGCCTCCAGGGCCTCGTCAAGAGCCGCAAGGTCGAGTACGTCGAGGGCTTCGGCCGCCTCACCGGCCCGAAGACCATCACGGTCGAGACCGAGAACGGCACCCGCACCCTGACCGGCGAGAACATCGTGCTCGCCTCCGGGTCCTACTCGAAGTCGCTTCCCGGCCTCGAGCTCGGCGGGCGCGTGCTGGACTCCGAGGCGGCGCTGCAGCTGCCCGAGATCCCGAAGAACCCGATCATCCTGGGCGGCGGCGTGATCGGCGTCGAGTTCGCCTCGGTGTGGAAGTCCCTCGGGGCCGAGTCCGTGACGATCGTGGAGGGCCTCCCCCACCTCGCCGCCAACGAGGACGAGTCGCTCTCCAAGGCCCTCGAGCGCGCCTTCAAGAAGCGCGGCATCGCCTTCTCGCTCGGCATCTTCTTCGAGAAGTGCGAGCAGACCGACACCGGCGTGAAGGTCACCCTGGCGGACGGCACCGTCTACGAGGGCGACTACCTCCTGGTGGCCGTCGGCCGCGGGCCCAGCACCAAGGACCTCGGCTACGAGGAGCAGGGCATCGAGATGGACCGCGGCTTCGTGCTCGCGAACAAGGAGACACTCGAGACGAACGTCCCCGGCGTCTACGCCGTCGGCGACATCGTGCCCGGCCTCCAGCTCGCCCACCGCGGCTTCCAGCAGGGCATCTTCGTGGCCGAGCGCATCGCCGGCCTGAACCCCGCCCCGATCATCGAGTCCGGCATCCCGCGCGTGACCTACTGCGAGCCGCAGCTGGGGTCCGTCGGGCTCTCCGAGAAGCAGGCCAAGGAGGAGTTCGGCGACGAGGGCGTCGAGACCTACGAGTACGGCCTCGGCGGCAACGGCAAGTCCCAGATCCTGGGAACGACGGGCTTCGTCAAGCTCGTCCGGGAGAAGGACGGCCCGGTCGTGGGCGTCCACATGATCGGCACCAACATGTCCGAGCAGATCGGTGAGGCGCAGCTCATCGTCAACTGGGAGGCCTACCCCGAGGACGTCGCCTCCCTCATCCACGCCCACCCGACGCAGAACGAGGCCCTGGGCGAGGCGCATCTCGCGCTCGCCGGCAAGCCTCTGCACGCCCACGCCTGA
- a CDS encoding leucyl aminopeptidase has translation MVSITTSPSTVQSVTADVLILPVLTGEEGAGPAVVGLPELSPVLVAVGASGAQDELTRLPAPEGVAASTVLLAGLGTRSLADADAVVLRRAFGGATRSLSGVGSAAVAVPGGTGEQLAAAAEGAALGAYSFTAHKSDASSSSAPLQQIVLVADEGTADDGAAAASERAGILADVVNVTRDLVNTPPNLLYPESFAQRVGEISEGLPLEIAVLDEEQLAAGGYGGIVGVGQGSARPPRLVRVQYAPEGATGHVALVGKGITFDTGGISLKPAPGMDDMTSDMTGAATVLAATVGAARLGLPVKVTAFLAIAENMPGGGAQRPGDVVTMRNGRTVEVLNTDAEGRMVMADALVDAVAEEPDLVMDVATLTGAAVVALGDRTAAVMGTDEARTEVLAAAEAAGEPFWPLPFPEELRAGIDGRVADLRNIGAGRAGGALTAGIFLREFVGGTPWAHLDIAGPGFADSPQGYMGKGATGMSVRTVLAVLEARAR, from the coding sequence ATGGTCTCCATCACCACATCCCCCAGCACAGTTCAGTCCGTCACGGCCGACGTCCTGATCCTCCCGGTCCTCACGGGCGAGGAGGGCGCGGGTCCCGCTGTCGTCGGCCTCCCCGAGCTCTCCCCCGTCCTCGTCGCCGTCGGCGCGTCCGGCGCGCAGGACGAGCTCACGCGCCTGCCCGCGCCCGAGGGCGTCGCTGCGTCCACGGTCCTGCTCGCGGGCCTGGGCACGCGCAGCCTCGCCGACGCCGACGCGGTGGTCCTGCGCCGCGCCTTCGGCGGCGCGACCCGCTCGCTGAGCGGCGTGGGCAGCGCTGCCGTGGCCGTGCCGGGCGGGACGGGCGAGCAGCTCGCCGCCGCGGCCGAGGGAGCGGCGCTCGGCGCCTACTCCTTCACCGCGCACAAGTCGGACGCGTCCTCGTCGTCCGCTCCCCTGCAGCAAATCGTGCTCGTCGCGGACGAGGGGACGGCGGACGACGGAGCGGCAGCGGCCTCCGAGCGCGCCGGGATCCTCGCCGACGTCGTGAACGTGACCCGCGACCTCGTCAACACTCCCCCGAACCTGCTGTACCCCGAGTCGTTCGCGCAGCGGGTCGGCGAGATCTCCGAGGGACTGCCCCTCGAGATCGCCGTGCTCGACGAGGAGCAGCTCGCGGCCGGCGGTTACGGCGGCATCGTCGGCGTGGGCCAGGGCTCGGCCCGTCCGCCGCGGCTCGTGCGCGTCCAGTACGCGCCCGAGGGCGCGACGGGCCACGTGGCGCTCGTGGGCAAGGGCATCACCTTCGACACCGGCGGCATCTCCCTCAAGCCCGCTCCCGGCATGGACGACATGACGTCCGACATGACCGGCGCCGCGACCGTGCTCGCCGCGACCGTCGGCGCCGCCCGCCTCGGGCTCCCCGTGAAGGTCACGGCCTTCCTCGCCATCGCCGAGAACATGCCCGGCGGCGGAGCGCAGCGTCCGGGCGACGTGGTCACCATGCGCAACGGCCGCACCGTCGAGGTGCTGAACACCGACGCCGAGGGCCGCATGGTGATGGCCGACGCCCTCGTCGACGCCGTCGCAGAGGAGCCCGACCTGGTGATGGACGTCGCGACCCTCACGGGCGCGGCCGTGGTCGCGCTCGGAGACCGCACCGCCGCCGTGATGGGCACGGACGAGGCGCGCACGGAGGTGCTCGCCGCCGCCGAGGCCGCCGGCGAGCCGTTCTGGCCGCTGCCCTTCCCCGAGGAGCTGCGGGCGGGCATCGACGGCCGCGTCGCCGACCTGCGGAACATCGGCGCGGGCCGCGCCGGCGGCGCGCTCACCGCAGGCATCTTCCTGCGCGAGTTCGTGGGCGGCACGCCGTGGGCCCATCTGGACATCGCCGGCCCCGGCTTCGCCGACTCCCCGCAGGGGTACATGGGCAAGGGCGCGACCGGCATGAGCGTGCGGACCGTGCTCGCGGTGCTCGAGGCGCGCGCCCGCTGA
- a CDS encoding quinone-dependent dihydroorotate dehydrogenase, with translation MRPYAVLFDHVLTRLDPERAHRLTVQALRLSQAVPGGHLALRTLFGTPRPLGRGHAPVHALGHEHPTPFGLAAGFDKDAEVPLGLLDLGFGHVEVGTVTAKPQPGNPRPRSFRLLADRALVNRMGFNNHGAAAAAKRLALVRRTERGQRAVIGVNIGKTKATLLADAAEDYRFSARTLAPYASYLAINVSSPNTPGLRDLQSTDALRPILAAVLEEAGAVGSRLGREVPVLVKIAPDLHDEDVRAVAALARDLGLAGVIATNTTIDRPRDLRTARHRIERIGAGGLSGPVLAHRSREVLAILREQLPAEMTIISCGGVVTAEDVQERLDAGADLVQGYTSLIYEGPAWPGRIARALGRGRRDRRD, from the coding sequence GTGCGGCCCTACGCGGTGCTCTTCGACCACGTGCTGACGCGCCTGGACCCCGAGCGCGCGCATCGCCTCACGGTGCAGGCGCTACGCCTCTCGCAGGCGGTCCCCGGCGGGCATCTCGCGCTGCGCACCCTGTTCGGCACCCCGCGCCCTCTGGGCCGCGGGCACGCACCCGTGCACGCGCTCGGGCACGAGCATCCGACGCCCTTCGGCCTCGCCGCCGGCTTCGACAAGGACGCCGAGGTCCCGCTCGGCCTGCTGGACCTGGGCTTCGGGCACGTCGAGGTCGGCACCGTCACGGCGAAGCCGCAGCCGGGCAATCCGCGCCCGCGCTCCTTCCGCCTTCTCGCCGACCGCGCTCTGGTCAACCGCATGGGCTTCAACAACCACGGAGCGGCGGCCGCCGCCAAGCGGCTCGCCCTGGTGCGCCGCACCGAGCGCGGACAGCGCGCCGTGATCGGCGTGAACATCGGCAAGACCAAGGCGACGCTGCTCGCCGACGCGGCCGAGGACTACCGCTTCAGCGCCCGCACGCTCGCGCCCTATGCCTCGTACCTCGCGATCAACGTGTCCAGCCCCAACACGCCGGGGCTGCGCGACCTGCAGTCGACCGACGCGCTGCGCCCGATCCTCGCCGCGGTCCTCGAGGAGGCGGGCGCCGTGGGCTCGCGGCTCGGCCGCGAGGTGCCGGTGCTCGTGAAGATCGCCCCCGACCTGCACGACGAGGACGTGCGCGCGGTCGCCGCCCTCGCGAGGGACCTGGGACTCGCGGGCGTGATCGCGACCAACACGACCATCGACCGGCCTCGGGACCTGCGCACGGCCCGTCACCGGATCGAGCGCATCGGCGCCGGCGGGCTCTCGGGGCCCGTCCTCGCCCACCGCTCGCGGGAGGTCCTCGCGATCCTCCGCGAGCAGCTGCCCGCGGAGATGACGATCATCAGCTGCGGGGGCGTCGTCACCGCCGAGGACGTGCAGGAGCGCCTCGACGCCGGCGCCGACCTCGTCCAGGGCTACACGTCCCTCATCTACGAGGGCCCGGCTTGGCCCGGACGGATCGCCCGTGCCCTCGGGCGCGGGCGCCGGGACCGCCGCGACTGA
- a CDS encoding replication-associated recombination protein A, which translates to MEEDLFTLSGDAPAPRTLSEGNRDHRAPLAVRMRPRSLEEVVGQHKVLDPGSPLRRLVAADDARTAPASVILWGPPGTGKTTLAYVVATSGDREFVEVSAVLAGVKDLREVIDRARSRLRTTGRETVLFVDEVHRFSKSQQDALLPSVENRWVTLIAATTENPFFSVISPLLSRSIVLTLESLATEDLEDLVERALTDERGLGGEITLTDDARSSLLRLGGGDARKILTSLEAAAGAALMKGAHEVDADTLAQAVDRAALRYDREGDQHYDVTSAFIKSMRGSDPDAALHYLARMIEAGEDPRFIARRVVIAASEEVGMADPQALQVAVAAMQAVQMLGMPEGRIPLAQAVVHIATAPKSNRSYQALDAAIADVRAGKGASVPAHLRDAHYGGAESLGHGEGYRYAHDAPHGVARQQYLPDDLADSHYYEPTSRGAEGPIARSLPELRRIVRGEGPSS; encoded by the coding sequence ATGGAGGAGGATCTCTTCACGCTCTCGGGCGATGCGCCCGCGCCGCGCACGCTCTCCGAGGGCAACCGGGACCATCGCGCGCCGCTCGCCGTGCGCATGCGGCCGCGCAGCCTCGAGGAGGTCGTCGGCCAGCACAAGGTGCTCGATCCCGGGAGTCCGCTGCGGCGGCTCGTCGCGGCCGACGACGCCCGCACCGCCCCCGCCTCGGTGATCCTCTGGGGCCCGCCCGGCACCGGCAAGACCACCCTCGCCTACGTCGTCGCGACCTCCGGTGACCGCGAGTTCGTGGAGGTCAGCGCCGTGCTCGCAGGCGTCAAGGATCTGCGCGAGGTGATCGACCGGGCGCGCTCGCGCCTGCGCACCACGGGGCGCGAGACCGTCCTGTTCGTCGACGAGGTGCACCGCTTCTCGAAGTCCCAGCAGGACGCGCTGCTGCCGAGCGTCGAGAACCGCTGGGTCACCCTGATCGCCGCGACCACGGAGAACCCCTTCTTCTCGGTGATCTCTCCGCTGCTGTCCCGTTCGATCGTGCTGACGCTCGAGTCGCTGGCGACCGAGGACCTCGAGGACCTCGTCGAACGGGCCCTCACCGACGAGCGCGGGCTCGGCGGCGAGATCACGCTGACCGACGACGCCCGCTCCTCTCTGCTGCGCCTCGGCGGGGGTGATGCCCGCAAGATCCTCACCTCCCTGGAGGCGGCGGCCGGCGCGGCCCTCATGAAGGGCGCCCATGAGGTCGACGCGGACACCCTCGCCCAGGCCGTCGATCGCGCGGCCCTGCGCTACGACCGCGAAGGCGACCAGCACTACGACGTCACCAGCGCCTTCATCAAGTCCATGCGCGGCTCGGATCCCGACGCCGCCCTGCACTACCTGGCACGGATGATCGAGGCGGGGGAGGACCCGCGCTTCATCGCCCGGCGCGTGGTGATCGCCGCGAGCGAGGAGGTCGGCATGGCCGACCCCCAGGCCCTGCAGGTCGCCGTCGCGGCGATGCAGGCGGTGCAGATGCTCGGCATGCCCGAGGGCCGCATCCCCCTCGCCCAGGCCGTCGTCCACATCGCGACCGCCCCGAAGTCCAACCGCTCCTACCAGGCGCTCGACGCCGCGATCGCCGACGTGCGGGCGGGCAAGGGTGCCTCGGTCCCCGCGCACCTGCGCGATGCCCACTACGGAGGAGCGGAATCCCTGGGCCACGGCGAGGGCTACAGGTACGCGCACGACGCCCCGCACGGCGTGGCGCGACAGCAGTACCTTCCCGATGACCTCGCCGACTCCCACTACTACGAGCCGACCTCGCGCGGGGCGGAGGGCCCGATCGCCCGCAGCCTCCCCGAGCTGCGGCGCATCGTCCGCGGGGAGGGCCCCTCCTCGTGA
- the rpsD gene encoding 30S ribosomal protein S4: protein MTNVTRARRQARLSRALGLPLTPKSVKYFEKRPYPPGEHGRARRRTESDYAVRLKEKQRLRAQYALREKQLHRIYLDARKEAGLTGESMVELLEMRLDALVLRSGFARTTLQARQAVSHRHILVDGKIVDRPSYRVKVGQTIQVKPRSQAVEGFQIAAEGGNSDVLAATPSYLSVELDQLKSKLVARPKRSEVPVTCEVQMVVEYYAR from the coding sequence GTGACCAACGTCACCCGCGCGCGTCGCCAGGCGCGCCTGTCCCGAGCCCTCGGGCTCCCGCTGACCCCGAAGTCCGTCAAGTACTTCGAGAAGCGCCCCTACCCCCCGGGCGAGCACGGCCGTGCCCGCCGCCGCACCGAGTCCGACTACGCGGTGCGCCTGAAGGAGAAGCAGCGTCTGCGCGCTCAGTACGCGCTGCGCGAGAAGCAGCTGCACCGCATCTACCTCGATGCGCGCAAGGAGGCCGGCCTGACCGGTGAGAGCATGGTCGAGCTGCTCGAGATGCGCCTGGACGCGCTCGTCCTGCGCTCCGGCTTCGCCCGCACCACCCTGCAGGCCCGCCAGGCCGTCTCCCACCGCCACATCCTCGTGGACGGCAAGATCGTGGACCGCCCCTCCTACCGCGTGAAGGTCGGGCAGACCATCCAGGTCAAGCCGCGCTCGCAGGCCGTCGAGGGCTTCCAGATCGCCGCGGAGGGGGGCAACAGCGACGTCCTCGCCGCCACGCCCTCCTACCTGTCGGTCGAGCTGGACCAGCTCAAGTCGAAGCTCGTGGCGCGCCCCAAGCGCTCCGAGGTCCCCGTGACCTGCGAGGTCCAGATGGTCGTCGAGTACTACGCTCGCTGA